GCGCTGCGCCGGCTGATCACCGACGCCTTCGCTCCGCAGCGCGTCGAAGGGCTCCGCCCCCGGTTCCAGGAGATGGCCGATGCCCTGCTCGACGGCCTCCCGGACGCCGGCGAGGCCGATCTGGTCGAGGTGTTCGCCGGGCGCTTCCCGTTCCGGGTGCTTGCCGAAGTCATCGGTCTCCCACCGGAGTTCGAGGAGCGCTTCGACCGGGACTGGGGCAAGGTGGTGCAGCCCGTCGGCCCGTCGGATCCGGGCCGTCCGGCGTACGAGGCACGGCTGCGCGCGCTGCAGCAGTACATCGCCGATCTCGTCGCCCACCAGCGCGCCGCGCAGGGCGAGGATCTGCTCTCCCAGCTGGTGGCCGCCCGCGACGACGGCCGGCTCGGGCAGGAGGAGCTGGATTCGATGATTTTCCAGCTGCTGGTCGCCGGGCAGGAACCGGTGACGAACCAGATCACCACCGCCCTGGTGACCCTGCTGCGCCACCCCGCCCACCTGGCGGAGCTGGCCGGCCGGCCGGAGCTGCTGCCGCGCGCCGTCGAAGAACTCCTCCGTTATGACAGCGCCTTCGAGCTGACCACCTGGCGGTTCTTCGCGGAGGACGCCGATCTGCACGGGACCCGGATTCCGGCGGGCGACTCCGTCATCGTGTCGCTGTGTGCGGCGAACCGCGACGGTCGCCGGTTTCCCGACGCGAACGCCCTGCACTTCGACCGCACCCCCAACCCGCATCTCGCCTTCGGCCACGGCAGCCACTTCTGCCCCGGCGCCACACTCGCCCGTATCGAACTCCAGATCGCCCTCGGCACCCTGCTGAGACGGCTGCCCGAGCTGCGGCTCGCCGTCCCGGACGGCGAGCTGGACTGGATCCCGGCGGTACTGGCGCGCGGGGTCGACCGGCTGCCGGTGACTTACGGCGCGCAGGCCGCCTGTCCGGTCAAGGACGGACCGGATGCGCCTCGTCCGGTCACCGCTGGGCCGAACGCCACCTGTCCGGTCACGAACGGACCGGATGCCGCGTGCTGACCAGCCCGGCCCGACCGCTTCCCGGCGTGCCCGCCGGCCACCCGGCCGGCTGCGCGGCGGTGCTCACCGAGCTGCTGCCCTACCGCCGCACCCTGGACTCCGGCCACGGGGATGGGGACGGAGACGGGAACGGGGACATGGACACCCCCGATGCCTACCCCGCCCAACTGCGGCAGCTAGCCGGTCCGGTGGCGGCGGGCGCGCCCCTCGTCTTCACCCTTCCGGGTTTCCCCTGCAAGTCACCCCATCCGGCCAAGGTGCTCGGCCACCTCCCCGACGAGGGCGAACGGCTGGCGCTGCGCTTCCTGGACGCCCTGTGTGCCCGGATCGAGGCCGTCCACCCGCCCGGGGCGCGGGTGGTCATCTGCTCGGACGGGCATGTCTTCAGCGATCTCATCCACGTGCCGGACCGGGACATCGATGCCTACGCCGACGCCCTGCGCGCACTGATCCAGGACGAGGGCCTGACCCGGCTGGACGTCTTCGACCTGCGCCAGGTCTACGGGCGGCGGCTGTCACACGACGCCAAACGGGCCCTGGTCCACGACCGCTACGCCCCGGCCCTGGAGGACCTGCGGTCCCTGACACGCAGCGACGAACCCACGCGCCGCCTGTACCAGGGCATCACCCGCTTCCTCGCCGAGGACTCGGTCTCGTTCACCGGTACCCGTTCGGCGTGGCAGCGCGACTGCCGCCGCCGCGCCTACGGCGTGATGCAGCGCAGCCGCGCCTGGGGCGAGCTGATCGGCGAGCACCACCCGGGCGCCATCCGGCTCTCCATTCATCCGCAGCCGCGGGGTTCGGCCAAGTTCGGGATACGGCTGCTCGACGCGCCCGATGTGTGGATGACGCCCTGGCACTCCTGTGTGCTCGAACACCGCGACGGACGCCGGGAGTTGCTGCACCGGGCGGATGCCGAGCGGCTTGGCCGGCTGGTGTTCCGCCACGGCCGGCCGAGCCACTTCGTGGCCGGGTGAGGGACGGGGTGCGCCCGCCGGTCGCCCGCCCCCGGCGGGCCCCACCGCCCGGTGGCCGAAGCCGCCCGGTGGCCGAAGGCAGGCGCACCCCGCACAGGTAGTCGGCCGGGCATCGGAGGCGGTCCCGGGCGGTGGCGCCCTGCCGGCACAGGACCGGGCAGAGGTCCGGGCAAAGGCCCCCTCGGAATGAAAGAGGCCATACGTCACGCCGGGCCGTACCCGGCAGCGGTTGCCGGAGAGGCCTCGCCGGACAGCCGGTGCTCACGCGTCCAGGCCGCTGCCCTGGGGCCCGTACAGGTCCAGCAGCCGGACCCGGGTGCCGTGCAGCCGGTCGGCCACCGTTTCGGCGACATAGCGGTACACCGCCCGGCCGAGGACGGGGTCGGATTCGCACAGGGCGCGGACCACCTTGGCGTCGAACTCCACGGCCTCGACCGGGCCCACGGTCTGGGCTCCGAGGTGCCACAGGTAGGGCGGGAACAGCCAGGACCAGCCGAGCAGTTCGTCCCGGCCGAGCGTTTCGACGACCGCGGCGCGGCGCCCGGGGACCCGCTGATCGAGCACCACCTGGCCGCTGCGGATGATCCAGAAGTGGTCCGCCCGCCGGCCCTCCTCGAAGAGGCGGGTGGCGCGCGGCAGCGACACCTCGACGGCGATGTCGGTCAGCCGCCGGCGCCGGTCGGGCGGCATCCCGTGGAACAGGTCTCTGCTGCTGGCCATCGCATCCTCCGCTCGCTCCCTGCACGATATGGGGTGCTTTGCCGGTATGCCGGGAAGGCTCGGCCGGGCGGAGCGGCGGCGGGTACCGCACGGGGGCACGTCAGGTCAGCTGGCGCCGCACCAGGTCGTGCAGTGCTCCGCCGGTGTCGGCAAGCAGCTCGGCCGGGGCACCCTGCTCGACGATCCGGCCGTCCGCCATGACGATCACGCGGTCGGCGTCCATGACCGTGGACAGCCGGTGGGCGATCACCAGACGGCTGGCGCTCAGCTTGCGGGTGCTGTCGATGACGATGCGCTGGGTCTCGTTGTCCAGGGCGCTGGTGGCCTCGTCGAAGAACAGGATCCGCGGGCGGCGGACCAGCGCCTGGGCGATCATCAGCCGCTGGCGCTGGCCGCCGGAGATGGCGCCGCCGCCGGAGATCATGGTGTGCAGGCCCATCGGCATCCGCTTGATGTCCTCGGCCAGACCCGCCATCTCGGCGGCCGCCCAGGCCTCTTCCTGGGTGAAGGACTCGGCGCCGCAGATGCAGTCCAGGATCGAGCCGGTGAGGGGCTGGGCGTTCTGCAGGACGACGCCGCACTGGCGGCGCACCGCCGCCTGGTCCAGGGCGGTCAGGTCCTGCCCGTCGTAGAGCACATGGCCCGAGGTCGGCTTGTCGAAGCCGATGAGCAGCCGGAGCAGGGTCGACTTGCCGCAGCCGCTGGGGCCGACGACGGCCACGAACTCGCCGGGTCGGATCCGCAGCGAGACATCGTCGAGGACCAGCGGGCCGTCGTCGCTGTAGCGGAAGGACAGCTTCTTGGCCTCGATGCCGCCGGCCAGGATGCCGGGCTGGGCGCTGGCGCCGCGCACTTCGGGCTTCTCGTCCAGGACCGGCTTGATCTGCTCGAACATCGGCATCGCGGCGGCGGCCGAGATGAAGGCGCCGGTGATCTGGGTGACCGAGGTCAGCAGCATGGTCACCGAGGTGTTGAAGGTGAGGAACGAGCCGGCCGACATGCTGCCGCGGGCCGGGCCGGCCAGCAGCATGAACATGGTGAGCGAACAGAGCGGCAGGTAGACGGCGTTGAGGACGGTGGTCAGGTTCTTGATCCGGCCGGCCTTCTGCTGGAGTTCGCGGGAGCGGGCGAACTCCCGGGCCCAGGCCGCGTACGCGAAACTCTCGGCCGCGGCGACGCGCAGCTTGGGCAGACCGCGCAGGGTCTGGAACGCCTGGTTGTTGAGCTTGTTGCCGAGGGTGACCAGCCGGCGCTGCCAGCGCAGCTCCCACAGGCCCATGGCGAGGAATACGGCACCGATGACGAGCAGCATCGCGAGCGCCGCCAGCGCCAGCGGCACGCTGTACAGGAGCAGCATCACCAGGTTCATCGCGCCGACCGTCGTGGCCTGCACGGCGATCGGGCCGAGTCCGGACAGCACCCGCCGGATGGCGCTGATGCCCATCGCGGCGCTGGCCAGCTCTCCGGTGGAGCGTTCGGTGAAGAACTTCGTCGGCAGCCGCAGCAGCCGGTCCCACACGGCCGGCTGCAGCGCACTCTCGATCCGGCCCTCCATCCGCAGCACGGTGAGGTTCTGCAGCAGCATGAAGGCGGCCGAGACGACGCTGGTGATGATGACGGCCAGCGAGACCTGGACGATCAGGCTCTTGTCGGCGCTCGGGACGTACTCCCCGAGCACCTTGCCGGTCGCGAGGGGGACGAGGGCGCCGAGACCCACCGTCACCAGCCCGGCGAGGGCCAGGTTCCGCAGGTCCAGCCGGGAGCCGCGCAGGCTGAAGAGCATCAGCCGCCACAGGCTCATGGGCCGCTCCGGCAGCGGGCGGTAGAACATCACGGCGCGCGGCTCGAAGGCGTCGGCGTTGTCCTTGTCGATGCGCATCCGCAGTCCGGAGGCCGGGTTGACTGCCTCGTAGCGGCCCCGGCGCCACAGCAGCGCCACGGGGGCCCCGGACTTGGCGCGGTGGCCCACCAGGGGGCCGGTGTCGGTCCGCCACCAGCGGCCCTGGAGGCGGACCGCGCGGGTGCGGATCCGCGAGCTGACCGCGATGCGTTCGACGGGGGTGATGCGGTCGTTGGCGGCGCCGCCCTTCGGGGGCTCGGTCAGCGTGATCCCGGCCGCCTCGGCGACCGTGCGGCAGACCGCGAAGGTGGCGTCGTCACCGGCCCGGCCGGTCTCGGCGCTGCCCCGCCCGGACCGGTCCTGGCGGCCGATGGACGCGATCAGCGCCTGGTCGGCCCGCTCGCGGACGGCCTCGCCCGCCTTGATGCCGGCTGCCGTGCGGTCCTCGTGGGCGCGCTCCAGCTGCTCGATCCAGCGGTCGACGGCGGACAGCAGCCGGTATTGCTGATTGACCATCTGCTGCCACAGGTCGGGATCCACCAGCAGGTCGCCGGCCGCCTCCGCGCTGTAGGAGGCGCCGTACTGCACACTGCCGGGCGGGACCGGCATCCACAGGATGTCGTCGTCGGCCACCGCTTCATCGGCGGGCCGGCCGTCGAGCGGTGCCTCGAACAGCACGCCCAGGCTGCGGGCGGTGCCCAGCGCGAAGGCGTGTTCCAGCGCGGAGAGCGCCTCGCCCTGGCCGTCGTGGGCGGTGTAGCCGTAGCCGTCCTGCGTGCCGTACTGCGGGATGGAACCGGTGTCGCCGTACTCCCCGTAGTCGTACCGGGGCAGTTCGCGCAGCTCGATCCGGCGCAGCAGGCAGTCCTGGGAGGGCCGGCCGAGCAGGGTGTGGTGCGGGCCGGCGACCGGTCCGAGCAGGAGGGTGCCCGCTTCGAGACGGCCGAGGAAGTGCCAGTGCCCTTCCTCGACGGCGTCGACCGCGAAGAGGTCGAGCGATCCGCCGGTGACGAGCCACAGCACATGCGGGCCCTCCAAGGGAACGCTGCGCAGACCGGTGCAGTCGACGGGCGTGCCGAGGCCGCCCAGCGCCTGGGTCACCGCGTCGGTGGCGCCCGGTCCCACGACCGCGGGCGGGGGCATGGATGACACGTCAGTGCTCCTTGACCAGCTCGGCGTACGGGCCCCCGGCGGCGACCAGGTTCTCGTGCCGGCCGCGTTCGACGACCACGCCGTGGTCGAGGACCACGATCTCGTCGCTGTCGCGGACCGTGCTCAGCCGGTGGGCGATGACGACGCAGGCACAGCCGCGCCGCCGCAGGTTGTCCATGATGGTCTGCTCGGTCTGCGCGTCCAGGGCGCTGGTGACCTCGTCGAGGACCAGGATGCTGGGGCGCCGGACCAGTGCGCGGGCGATCTCCAGCCGCTGGCGCTGGCCGCCGGAGAAGTTGCGGCCGTCCTGTTCGACGCGACTGTGGATGCCGTCGGGGCGACGGGCGATCACATCGTCGTAGAGCGCGGCGTCCTGGAGGGCGGTGATGACCGCGTCGTCCGGGATGGACGGGTCCCACAGCGCCACGTTGTCCCTGACCGTGCCCTCGAAGAGGAAGATGTCCTGGTCGACGAAGGACACGGAGGCGGCCAGCGCGCTGCGCGACAGGTCCTCCAGGCGCTGTCCGTCGATGCGGATGGTGCCTTCCCAGGGGCTGTAGAGGCCGGAGATCAGCCGGGAGACGGTGGACTTGCCGCTGCCGGAGCCGCCGACGAGGGCGACCTGCCGGCCGGGGCCGACGGCCAGCGAGAAGCCGGTGAGCAGCGGTTTGTCCAGGGGGCTGTAGCCGAAGGTGATGTCCTCCAGCGTCACATGGCCCTTGAGGCGGCGGGTGTCGGCGTCCGGCTCGGGGCGCGAGTAGAGGGTGTCGACGGGGAAGCTCTCGACGTCCTTGAGGCGGGCCACGTCCGCGGCGAAGTCCTGGATGCGGCCGGCGACGCCGTTGAGCCGGGTGATGGGCGCGGTGAAGCGGGTCACCAGCGCCTGGAAGGCGACCAGCAGACCGATGGAGATATGGCCCTCGACGGCCCGCAGACCGCCGATCCACAGGATCAGGGCGCTGTTGAGCGTGGCCAGGGTGGGCGCGACGACGGCCAGCGCGGCGCTCGGCACCCCGAGGCGCTGCTGCACCTCCAGCGTGGTGGCGTGCTGGCCGGCCCAGCGGCGGAAGTAGCCGTTCTCCCCGCCGGTGGCCTTCATCGTCTCGATGAGCTGCAGGCCGGTGTAGGAGGTGTTGGTCAGCCGGGCGGTGTCGGCGCGCAGCTTCTGGGTGTGGGTGGCCCGCAGCCGGATCACGATCCGCATGGCGACCACGTTGAGCAGCGCGATGCCCACGCCGATGACCGTCAGCTGGGGGTCGTAGGTCCACAGCAGGAAGGCGTAGAGGATGACTACGATCCCGTCCACGCCCGCGGCGGCGAGGTCGCGCGCCAGGGTTTCGGCGACCGCGTCGTTGGACTGCAGCCGCTGGACCAGGTCGGCCGGGCTGCGCTGGGCGAAGAAGGTGACCGGGAGTCTGAGCAGGTGGCGCAGGAAGCGGGCGCTGGTCAGGGTGGAGGAGATGATGCGGCCGCGCAGCAGGTTCGCCTGTTGCAGGCCGGTCAGGACGGCGGTCAGCGCGACCATCGCGGCCATCGACGCGAAGAGCGGCCCCAGCAGCGAGGTCTGGTTGCCGATCAGGAACATGTCGATGTACGTACGGCTCAGCGCGGGCACCGCCGCGCCGACCGCGACCAGCAGCAGGCTGGCGAGCAGCGCGGCCAGCAGGGTGCCGGTGGTGCCGCGCATCCGGGCGGGCACGGCGCCGAGCACGCCGGGCTTGCGGCCGCCCTTGCGGAAGTCCTCGCCGGGCTCGAAGACCAGGGCGACACCGGTGAAGCTGGTGTCGAAGTCCTCGGTCGGCACGAAGCGGCGGCCCTTGTCGGGGTCGTTGATGCGGACGCCCCGGCGGCCGAAGCGGCGGCTGGTGCCGTCGTAGACGACGTAGTGGTTGAACTCCCAGAACAGGATGGCCGGCGCCTGCACCTCGGCGAGCGCGGACGGTTCCATCTGCATGCCCTTGGCCTGCAGGCCGTAGCTGCGGGCGGCCTTGAGCAGATTGCTGGCGCGCGAGCCGTCACGGGAGACGCCGCAGGCGATCCGCAGCTCCTCCAGCGGTACGTGCCGCCCGAAGTGGGCGAGCACCATGGCCAGCGAGGCGGCGCCGCACTCCACGGCCTCCATCTGGAGGACGGTGGGGGTGCGGACGGTCTTCGTCTTCCGGGGCTTGGGGGCGGGCGCGGCACGGCGGGAGCGCCGGGCGCCGGGCGCGGGCTCGGGACGGTGCCGGCGGCGGCCGGGAGGCGGCAGCTGCTGCTGCTGCGGGGCAGCGGAGTCTTCGGCGGCGGTCATGGCAGCAGCCAATCGATCGGGTGCTGCGCGGCCAGGTGGACGGCGCCAGTGACGGGCGTCATCGAGTCGAGGGCGTACGGCGGGCCGCCGGAGGCCGACCAGGCGTAGCCGGACGCGTTGTGCGGGGCGGCGTCGAGCTGTACCA
This portion of the Streptomyces sp. 2114.4 genome encodes:
- a CDS encoding L-tyrosine/L-tryptophan isonitrile synthase family protein, translated to MTSPARPLPGVPAGHPAGCAAVLTELLPYRRTLDSGHGDGDGDGNGDMDTPDAYPAQLRQLAGPVAAGAPLVFTLPGFPCKSPHPAKVLGHLPDEGERLALRFLDALCARIEAVHPPGARVVICSDGHVFSDLIHVPDRDIDAYADALRALIQDEGLTRLDVFDLRQVYGRRLSHDAKRALVHDRYAPALEDLRSLTRSDEPTRRLYQGITRFLAEDSVSFTGTRSAWQRDCRRRAYGVMQRSRAWGELIGEHHPGAIRLSIHPQPRGSAKFGIRLLDAPDVWMTPWHSCVLEHRDGRRELLHRADAERLGRLVFRHGRPSHFVAG
- a CDS encoding NHLP bacteriocin export ABC transporter permease/ATPase subunit; amino-acid sequence: MPPPAVVGPGATDAVTQALGGLGTPVDCTGLRSVPLEGPHVLWLVTGGSLDLFAVDAVEEGHWHFLGRLEAGTLLLGPVAGPHHTLLGRPSQDCLLRRIELRELPRYDYGEYGDTGSIPQYGTQDGYGYTAHDGQGEALSALEHAFALGTARSLGVLFEAPLDGRPADEAVADDDILWMPVPPGSVQYGASYSAEAAGDLLVDPDLWQQMVNQQYRLLSAVDRWIEQLERAHEDRTAAGIKAGEAVRERADQALIASIGRQDRSGRGSAETGRAGDDATFAVCRTVAEAAGITLTEPPKGGAANDRITPVERIAVSSRIRTRAVRLQGRWWRTDTGPLVGHRAKSGAPVALLWRRGRYEAVNPASGLRMRIDKDNADAFEPRAVMFYRPLPERPMSLWRLMLFSLRGSRLDLRNLALAGLVTVGLGALVPLATGKVLGEYVPSADKSLIVQVSLAVIITSVVSAAFMLLQNLTVLRMEGRIESALQPAVWDRLLRLPTKFFTERSTGELASAAMGISAIRRVLSGLGPIAVQATTVGAMNLVMLLLYSVPLALAALAMLLVIGAVFLAMGLWELRWQRRLVTLGNKLNNQAFQTLRGLPKLRVAAAESFAYAAWAREFARSRELQQKAGRIKNLTTVLNAVYLPLCSLTMFMLLAGPARGSMSAGSFLTFNTSVTMLLTSVTQITGAFISAAAAMPMFEQIKPVLDEKPEVRGASAQPGILAGGIEAKKLSFRYSDDGPLVLDDVSLRIRPGEFVAVVGPSGCGKSTLLRLLIGFDKPTSGHVLYDGQDLTALDQAAVRRQCGVVLQNAQPLTGSILDCICGAESFTQEEAWAAAEMAGLAEDIKRMPMGLHTMISGGGAISGGQRQRLMIAQALVRRPRILFFDEATSALDNETQRIVIDSTRKLSASRLVIAHRLSTVMDADRVIVMADGRIVEQGAPAELLADTGGALHDLVRRQLT
- a CDS encoding cytochrome P450, with translation MELYGPDYTRDPYPLYAELRARGPVHRVRFPSGVCAWLVTGYEAAHQALTDVRLGKHHSRGNAAWRARASIMPEPQHSQLQVHLLHQDPPRHTALRRLITDAFAPQRVEGLRPRFQEMADALLDGLPDAGEADLVEVFAGRFPFRVLAEVIGLPPEFEERFDRDWGKVVQPVGPSDPGRPAYEARLRALQQYIADLVAHQRAAQGEDLLSQLVAARDDGRLGQEELDSMIFQLLVAGQEPVTNQITTALVTLLRHPAHLAELAGRPELLPRAVEELLRYDSAFELTTWRFFAEDADLHGTRIPAGDSVIVSLCAANRDGRRFPDANALHFDRTPNPHLAFGHGSHFCPGATLARIELQIALGTLLRRLPELRLAVPDGELDWIPAVLARGVDRLPVTYGAQAACPVKDGPDAPRPVTAGPNATCPVTNGPDAAC
- a CDS encoding cyclic nucleotide-binding domain-containing protein, with product MASSRDLFHGMPPDRRRRLTDIAVEVSLPRATRLFEEGRRADHFWIIRSGQVVLDQRVPGRRAAVVETLGRDELLGWSWLFPPYLWHLGAQTVGPVEAVEFDAKVVRALCESDPVLGRAVYRYVAETVADRLHGTRVRLLDLYGPQGSGLDA
- a CDS encoding NHLP family bacteriocin export ABC transporter peptidase/permease/ATPase subunit encodes the protein MTAAEDSAAPQQQQLPPPGRRRHRPEPAPGARRSRRAAPAPKPRKTKTVRTPTVLQMEAVECGAASLAMVLAHFGRHVPLEELRIACGVSRDGSRASNLLKAARSYGLQAKGMQMEPSALAEVQAPAILFWEFNHYVVYDGTSRRFGRRGVRINDPDKGRRFVPTEDFDTSFTGVALVFEPGEDFRKGGRKPGVLGAVPARMRGTTGTLLAALLASLLLVAVGAAVPALSRTYIDMFLIGNQTSLLGPLFASMAAMVALTAVLTGLQQANLLRGRIISSTLTSARFLRHLLRLPVTFFAQRSPADLVQRLQSNDAVAETLARDLAAAGVDGIVVILYAFLLWTYDPQLTVIGVGIALLNVVAMRIVIRLRATHTQKLRADTARLTNTSYTGLQLIETMKATGGENGYFRRWAGQHATTLEVQQRLGVPSAALAVVAPTLATLNSALILWIGGLRAVEGHISIGLLVAFQALVTRFTAPITRLNGVAGRIQDFAADVARLKDVESFPVDTLYSRPEPDADTRRLKGHVTLEDITFGYSPLDKPLLTGFSLAVGPGRQVALVGGSGSGKSTVSRLISGLYSPWEGTIRIDGQRLEDLSRSALAASVSFVDQDIFLFEGTVRDNVALWDPSIPDDAVITALQDAALYDDVIARRPDGIHSRVEQDGRNFSGGQRQRLEIARALVRRPSILVLDEVTSALDAQTEQTIMDNLRRRGCACVVIAHRLSTVRDSDEIVVLDHGVVVERGRHENLVAAGGPYAELVKEH